The following proteins are encoded in a genomic region of Pikeienuella piscinae:
- a CDS encoding valine--tRNA ligase, producing the protein MTLEKSFDPATAEPRINAAWDATGAFAAGANARAGAESFCIVIPPPNVTGSLHIGHALNNTLQDILVRWKRMQGFDVLWQPGQDHAGIATQMVVERKLGEAGQRRTDFSREEFVGKVWEWKAESGDTIIGQLKRLGASCDWSRNRFTMDEGLSDAVLKVFVTLYDKGLIYRGKRLVNWDPHFETAISDLEVENVEVDGHMWHFKYPLAGGETYEYVEKDEEGNVTLRETRDYISIATTRPETMLGDGAVAVHPSDERYAPIVGKLCEIPVGPKAHRRLIPIITDEYPDPEFGSGAVKITGAHDFNDYGVAKRNGIPCYRLMDTKGALRADGAPYVEETAKAQGIVAGAQLSEAEIDAINLVPDEYRGLDRFEARRRVIADITAEGLAVTVEDGDGNAIPLVEAKKIMQPFGDRSKVVIEPMLTDQWFVDAEKLAGPALEAVKDGRTRFAPENWEKTYFHWMENIEPWCISRQLWWGHQIPVWYDDSGEMYCAMSEDEAFKKVQSRWEETHPGKKIIVQSTPLGIAHAAPGGQNLAATGQVEGGETINVFVGRDPDVLDTWFSSALWPFSTLGWPEETPELARYYKTDVLITGNDIIFFWVARMMMMGLEFLDEVPFHTVYINSIVTDAKGKKMSKSIGNVIDPLDLIDRYGADAVRFTLASQEAQGRRQIRLAESTVEGGRNFVTKLWNAARFAEMNQCVPDPDFDPAGATQALNRWIVGETAKTRLVVDRALEEYRFNDAANGLYAHTWRVFCDWYVEFSKPLLQGEDEAAQGETRAVMAWALDQILLMLHPIAPFVTEALWSAIAPREKPLVHGDWPVYGTELMDAAASAEIDWVIGLIEQVRSVRAEMNVSPGAKLPLVIVEADAAAEERLARNAALIRRLARIERMDAGPAPKGAVTLTLAGAVLALPLAGVIDIATERARLEKASAKAAKEIGGLKGKLGNQKFLANAPEEVIEEQRERLEAAEGAAAKLEAALSRLAEIG; encoded by the coding sequence ATGACACTTGAGAAATCCTTCGACCCGGCCACGGCCGAGCCCCGTATCAACGCGGCCTGGGACGCCACCGGCGCCTTCGCCGCCGGCGCCAACGCCCGCGCGGGAGCGGAGAGCTTCTGCATCGTCATCCCGCCGCCGAATGTCACTGGTTCGCTCCATATCGGGCATGCGCTGAACAACACTCTGCAAGACATACTCGTTCGCTGGAAGCGGATGCAGGGGTTCGACGTGCTCTGGCAGCCGGGGCAGGACCATGCCGGCATCGCGACACAGATGGTGGTGGAGCGCAAGCTGGGCGAGGCCGGCCAGCGACGCACCGATTTCTCTCGGGAGGAGTTCGTCGGGAAGGTCTGGGAGTGGAAGGCCGAATCCGGCGACACGATCATCGGCCAGTTGAAACGCCTCGGCGCCTCCTGCGACTGGTCGCGCAATCGTTTCACGATGGACGAGGGGCTGTCTGACGCGGTGCTCAAGGTCTTCGTCACGCTCTACGACAAGGGCCTGATCTATCGCGGCAAGCGGCTGGTGAACTGGGATCCGCATTTCGAGACCGCGATCTCCGATCTCGAGGTCGAGAATGTCGAAGTTGACGGCCACATGTGGCATTTCAAATACCCGCTCGCCGGTGGCGAGACCTATGAATATGTCGAGAAGGACGAGGAGGGAAACGTCACCCTGCGTGAGACGCGCGATTATATCTCCATCGCCACCACGCGCCCGGAGACGATGCTCGGCGACGGCGCCGTCGCGGTCCACCCGTCGGATGAGCGGTACGCGCCCATCGTCGGCAAGCTCTGCGAGATCCCGGTCGGGCCGAAGGCGCATCGACGCCTGATTCCGATCATCACCGACGAATATCCCGATCCGGAATTCGGCTCCGGCGCGGTGAAGATCACCGGCGCGCATGATTTCAACGATTACGGCGTCGCCAAACGGAACGGCATTCCCTGTTATCGGCTGATGGACACGAAGGGCGCGCTTCGCGCCGATGGCGCGCCTTACGTCGAGGAGACGGCGAAGGCGCAGGGGATCGTCGCCGGCGCCCAGCTTTCCGAGGCGGAGATCGACGCGATCAATCTCGTTCCCGACGAGTATCGCGGGCTCGATAGGTTCGAGGCGCGCAGGCGCGTCATCGCCGACATCACCGCCGAAGGACTGGCGGTCACGGTCGAGGATGGGGATGGAAACGCGATCCCCCTCGTCGAGGCGAAGAAGATCATGCAACCGTTCGGCGATCGCTCCAAGGTCGTGATCGAGCCGATGCTGACCGATCAATGGTTCGTGGACGCCGAAAAACTGGCCGGTCCGGCGCTGGAGGCGGTGAAGGACGGGCGGACGCGGTTTGCGCCGGAGAACTGGGAAAAGACCTATTTCCACTGGATGGAGAATATCGAGCCGTGGTGCATCTCCCGCCAGCTCTGGTGGGGGCATCAGATCCCGGTCTGGTATGACGATAGCGGCGAGATGTACTGCGCGATGTCGGAAGACGAAGCGTTCAAAAAAGTGCAATCTCGCTGGGAAGAAACGCATCCCGGAAAAAAGATCATCGTTCAAAGCACACCGCTTGGGATCGCCCATGCAGCGCCCGGCGGACAGAATCTGGCGGCGACGGGGCAGGTCGAAGGTGGTGAAACGATCAACGTATTTGTCGGTCGCGACCCCGACGTGCTCGACACCTGGTTCTCCTCCGCGCTCTGGCCCTTCTCGACCCTTGGCTGGCCCGAGGAAACGCCGGAGCTCGCCCGCTATTACAAGACCGACGTCCTCATCACCGGCAATGACATCATCTTCTTCTGGGTCGCCCGGATGATGATGATGGGGCTGGAGTTTCTGGACGAGGTGCCGTTCCACACCGTCTACATCAACTCCATCGTCACCGACGCCAAGGGCAAGAAGATGTCGAAGTCGATCGGCAACGTCATCGACCCGCTCGACCTGATCGACCGCTATGGCGCCGACGCGGTGCGCTTCACGCTGGCGAGCCAGGAGGCGCAGGGGCGCCGGCAAATCCGGCTGGCGGAATCCACCGTCGAGGGCGGGCGGAACTTCGTCACCAAGCTCTGGAACGCCGCCCGCTTCGCCGAAATGAACCAATGCGTCCCCGATCCGGATTTCGACCCTGCCGGCGCGACGCAGGCGCTCAACCGATGGATTGTCGGCGAGACGGCGAAGACCCGGCTGGTGGTCGACAGGGCGCTGGAGGAATATCGCTTCAACGACGCCGCCAACGGGCTCTACGCGCACACCTGGCGGGTGTTCTGCGACTGGTATGTCGAGTTTTCGAAGCCGCTTCTGCAGGGCGAGGACGAGGCGGCACAGGGCGAGACCCGCGCGGTGATGGCCTGGGCGCTCGACCAGATCCTGCTGATGCTGCATCCGATCGCGCCTTTCGTGACCGAGGCGCTCTGGTCCGCCATCGCGCCGCGTGAGAAGCCGCTCGTGCATGGCGACTGGCCGGTTTACGGCACGGAGCTGATGGACGCCGCGGCTTCGGCGGAGATCGACTGGGTGATCGGGCTGATCGAGCAGGTGCGCTCCGTGCGCGCGGAGATGAATGTCAGCCCCGGAGCCAAGCTGCCGCTCGTGATCGTCGAGGCTGACGCGGCGGCCGAGGAGCGCCTCGCCCGCAACGCGGCGCTGATCCGGCGGCTCGCGCGGATTGAGCGCATGGACGCGGGCCCGGCGCCCAAGGGAGCGGTCACGCTGACGCTGGCGGGCGCGGTCCTGGCGCTGCCGCTCGCGGGGGTGATCGACATCGCCACGGAGCGCGCGCGGCTTGAGAAGGCTTCCGCGAAGGCCGCCAAGGAGATCGGTGGGCTGAAGGGCAAGCTCGGCAACCAGAAATTCCTCGCCAACGCGCCGGAAGAGGTGATCGAGGAGCAGCGCGAGCGCCTCGAGGCGGCGGAGGGCGCCGCGGCGAAGCTCGAAGCGGCGCTCAGCCGTCTCGCCGAGATCGGCTGA